The Chelonoidis abingdonii isolate Lonesome George chromosome 9, CheloAbing_2.0, whole genome shotgun sequence genome has a segment encoding these proteins:
- the CATSPER2 gene encoding cation channel sperm-associated protein 2, translating into MNPQVRALFGEVSIPDWLHAAAFSLSFQSPEDASQTKVSSRFTLLPRADAIRSKLIYTFYLIDHLQGLSHAIPRHNIQDFLDPKKQRKLMFTDHHQLVRFNITPVRNTIITPEKRLRNRIQVRCSRWPPLTMWASWVLNSTIFKSFIVCLIFLNMLVIMIKSEVMNKMDASLMSLKLTLEVTVWVILLIFIMEILLNWIVSFRGFWKSSWNVFDFSVTIVSVIPELLDLTGITNKIAAMRIIRAFRILRTLKLFSKFRQVRVIILAIAKTLKAMTFILLLLVVFFYVFAVSGIFFFESYSRSDRTDLEYSMYFRDLPNTLVTLFILFTMDHWYALLQDTWKIPEMNKLISSLYIILWLLIGSFMFRNFFVAIMVTNFQTIRSDLAEEVKQIEAQKKADLFKIQIRERSQASGLEVGPGAEATPSVQQLEYKVVVKQSVKNLDWETYIHQNLQSLVEVNEDGQVVWPSDSLFRYFELLEQLQHNLEERKRLQHYAVMALLNMEDK; encoded by the exons ATGAATCCCCAGGTAAGAGCTCTCTTTGGGGAGGTCTCCATTCCAGActggctccatgctgctgctttctctctctcttttcagagcCCAGAAGATGCTTCCCAAACCAAAGTTAGTTCCCGATTTACACTGCTTCCTCGAGCTGACGCCATTCGCTCCAAGCTGATCTACACCTTCTACTTGATTGACCACCTTCAGGGACTGAGCCATGCCATCCCACGGCACAATATCCAAGATTTTCTTG ACCCCAAGAAGCAGAGGAAGCTGATGTTCACAGACCATCACCAGCTGGTTCGTTTCAACATAACCCCAGTCAGGAACACCATCATCACCCCAGAGAAACGCCTGCGCAACCGTATCCAAGTGCGCTGCAGCCGCTGGCCTCCCCTGACCATgtgggcatcctgggtcctgaaCA GTACCATCTTCAAAAGCTTCATCGTCTGTCTCATCTTCCTGAACATGCTGGTTATTATGATCAAGAGCG AGGTGATGAACAAGATGGATGCCAGCCTGATGAGCCTGAAGCTCACCTTAGAGGTGACCGTCTGGGTCATCCTCCTCATTTTTATCATGGAGATTTTGCTGAATTGGATTGTCAGTTTCAGAGGCTTCTGGAAAAGCAGCTGGAATGTCTTCGACTTCAGCGTTACCATAGTG TCTGTGATCCCCGAGCTCCTGGACTTGACTGGCATAACCAACAAGATAGCTGCCATGAGAATCATCAGGGCCTTTCGCATCCTCCGCACCTTAAAGCTCTTCTCCAAATTCCGGCAAGTTCGGGTGATCATCCTGGCAATAGCAAAGACCTTGAAG GCCATGACCTTCATCCTGCTGCTCTTGGTGGTTTTCTTCTATGTGTTTGCCGTATCTGGCATCTTCTTCTTCGAGAGCTACAGTCGGTCAGACCGCACCGACCTGGAGTACAGCATGTATTTCAG GGATCTCCCCAACACCCTGGTGACACTGTTCATCCTCTTCACCATGGATCACTGGTACGCCCTTCTCCAGGACACCTGGAAGATACCCGAGATGAACAAGCTCATCAGcagcctctacatcatcctctgGCTGCTGATTGGATCCTTCATGTTCAGGAACTTCTTTGTGGCAATTATGG TGACTAATTTCCAGACTATCCGGAGTGATCTGGCTGAAGAGGTGAAGCAGATAGAGGCCCAGAAGAAagcagatttatttaaaatacagattaGAGAGAG GTCTCAGGCCTCAGGCTTGGAGGTGGGCCCAGGAGCAGAGGCAACCCCTAGCGTGCAGCAGCTGGAGTACAAGGTGGTAGTGAAGCAGAGCGTGAAGAACT TGGACTGGGAGACATACATCCACCAGAACCTGCAGAGCCTGGTGGAGGTAAATGAGGATGGGCAGGTGGTGTGGCCCAGTGATTCCCTCTTCCGTTACTTCGaactgctggagcagctgcagcacaacCTGGAAGAGCGCAAGAGGCTGCAGCATTATGCAG TCATGGCCTTATTGAACATGGAGGACAAGTAG